Proteins co-encoded in one Halorussus vallis genomic window:
- a CDS encoding zinc ribbon domain-containing protein, protein MSYVTDRSANLQRRIDDAIADGWRIESETPERVVLVKRNYGDLGLHVLLAVATAWWSFGLVNLVYGGYKYLNDSQRMVLRDERTCPECGVSVSADAEYCQNCGTQLPAATPGVRTCPECGHDVPAGANFCDNCGTELAETASA, encoded by the coding sequence ATGAGCTACGTCACCGACAGGAGCGCAAACCTCCAGCGACGGATCGACGACGCCATCGCCGACGGCTGGCGCATCGAGTCCGAGACCCCCGAGCGGGTCGTCTTGGTCAAGCGGAACTACGGCGACCTCGGACTCCACGTCCTGCTGGCCGTCGCCACCGCGTGGTGGTCGTTCGGCCTCGTGAACCTCGTCTACGGCGGATACAAGTACCTGAACGACTCCCAGCGGATGGTCCTGCGCGACGAGCGCACCTGCCCGGAGTGCGGCGTCTCGGTGTCTGCCGACGCCGAGTACTGCCAGAACTGCGGCACCCAACTGCCCGCGGCGACACCGGGCGTCCGGACCTGCCCGGAGTGCGGCCACGACGTCCCGGCGGGTGCGAACTTCTGTGACAACTGCGGGACCGAACTCGCCGAGACGGCGAGCGCGTGA
- a CDS encoding DUF7344 domain-containing protein, translated as METEFEMGTRTDSASIDAALDALADRRRRSLLAFVADRPSPTSLDALVEHVADRDRSEVPTAGRLGTDARERAEISLVHCHLPKLDATDVLDYDRDARTVEPGENFLHVEPFLGVDEV; from the coding sequence ATGGAAACGGAGTTCGAGATGGGGACCCGAACCGACTCGGCGTCGATCGACGCCGCCCTCGATGCGCTCGCGGACCGCCGCCGTCGGTCGCTCCTCGCCTTCGTCGCCGACCGGCCTTCGCCGACCTCCCTCGACGCGCTCGTCGAACACGTCGCCGACCGCGACCGGTCGGAGGTTCCGACCGCCGGGCGACTAGGCACCGACGCCCGAGAGCGCGCCGAGATATCGCTGGTGCACTGTCACCTCCCGAAACTCGACGCTACGGACGTCCTTGACTACGACCGAGACGCCCGAACCGTCGAACCCGGAGAGAACTTCCTGCACGTCGAACCGTTCCTCGGGGTGGACGAGGTGTGA
- a CDS encoding DUF2103 domain-containing protein, protein MDCRQCASPLERPGDYCLVCRTPNADAVVLELARERAHLTMLDDEEVVGETDVTTTPEDGDEESVVELRNFAGLVADEVRRKRPEEVYAAGDREVIRAVRGQVRYSFYRVADDDVVGAVRDRRGDRALEVVDAAPPEKIGGSHSTLIGGRAGQRAIYTVAGHPHVKKVIPGPIDAGGSGSRTGVRAKATRADENGNVRMLLRDGSSVQENRVVTTAMNRESGEHVRADLNEALAEADLQDGSA, encoded by the coding sequence ATGGACTGTCGGCAGTGCGCGTCCCCCCTCGAACGGCCGGGCGACTACTGTCTGGTCTGCCGGACGCCAAACGCCGACGCCGTGGTGCTGGAACTGGCGCGCGAGCGCGCGCACCTCACGATGCTCGACGACGAGGAGGTGGTCGGCGAGACCGACGTGACGACCACGCCCGAGGACGGCGACGAGGAGTCGGTCGTCGAACTCCGGAACTTCGCGGGGCTGGTCGCCGACGAGGTCCGGCGCAAGCGCCCCGAGGAGGTGTACGCCGCGGGCGACCGCGAAGTAATCCGGGCGGTCCGCGGACAGGTGCGGTACTCCTTCTACCGCGTAGCCGACGACGACGTCGTAGGGGCGGTGCGGGACCGCCGGGGCGACCGCGCGCTCGAGGTCGTCGACGCCGCCCCGCCGGAGAAGATCGGCGGGAGCCACTCGACGCTCATCGGCGGCCGGGCGGGCCAGCGGGCAATCTACACCGTGGCGGGCCACCCGCACGTCAAGAAGGTGATCCCCGGCCCCATCGACGCCGGCGGGTCGGGGAGTCGGACCGGCGTGCGCGCGAAGGCGACCCGGGCCGACGAGAACGGCAACGTCAGGATGCTCCTGCGCGACGGGTCGAGCGTCCAGGAGAACCGGGTGGTCACGACCGCGATGAACCGCGAGTCGGGCGAACACGTCCGCGCCGACCTCAACGAGGCGCTCGCGGAGGCCGACCTCCAGGACGGGTCCGCGTAG
- a CDS encoding ribbon-helix-helix domain-containing protein: protein MERVTLRIPKQQIEEVEQMVETGEFPNRSEAIRAAVRDMLNEQEDTTEQTTNKRSWAKV, encoded by the coding sequence ATGGAGCGTGTGACACTACGCATTCCGAAACAGCAGATCGAGGAGGTCGAACAGATGGTCGAGACCGGGGAGTTCCCGAATCGCAGCGAGGCGATTCGGGCCGCCGTTCGCGACATGTTGAACGAACAGGAGGATACGACCGAGCAAACGACGAACAAGCGCTCGTGGGCGAAGGTGTAG
- a CDS encoding redoxin domain-containing protein — MGDSGGPAVGSRAPEFEAPLARPDGTVGSTSLSSLLGERAVLLVFEPTDFDLETFPERSAVAEYDWFAADDRVQVVGVNRARPRTNRTFVDYLDVTFPFCSDRDLSIARSYGVTYRALGVALRARRACFFVDADGVVRYRWVADRSSDQGRSRPQLRDLYEAVTDALGTREPETFGLA; from the coding sequence ATGGGAGATTCGGGCGGCCCCGCCGTCGGGTCACGGGCTCCGGAGTTCGAGGCGCCGCTGGCGCGACCGGACGGCACCGTCGGTTCGACGTCGCTGTCGTCGCTGCTGGGCGAACGAGCCGTGTTGCTGGTGTTCGAGCCGACCGACTTCGACCTGGAGACGTTCCCCGAGCGGAGCGCGGTCGCCGAGTACGACTGGTTCGCGGCCGACGACCGGGTGCAGGTCGTCGGCGTCAACCGGGCGCGACCCCGGACGAACCGGACGTTCGTCGACTACCTTGACGTGACCTTCCCGTTCTGCTCGGACCGCGATCTCTCGATAGCCAGGTCCTACGGCGTCACCTACCGGGCGCTGGGCGTCGCACTGCGAGCGCGGCGGGCCTGCTTCTTCGTCGACGCCGACGGCGTCGTCCGGTACCGCTGGGTGGCCGACCGTTCGTCGGACCAGGGCCGAAGTCGCCCGCAACTGCGCGACCTCTACGAGGCGGTGACCGACGCGCTCGGAACCAGGGAGCCGGAGACGTTCGGCCTCGCGTAG
- a CDS encoding GNAT family N-acetyltransferase, with amino-acid sequence MSKMKHRQRYVVRPYEPADRDGVRALHRTVFDQQASREWFDWKYVENPAADAAAFVAEADGEIVGARPFMPFRMAGAGAETVAFQPADAMVHPDHRRRGLFTRMTERALERYADGDPAFCFNFPNERALAGNLELGWEVVDTVPISYRIQSAEGFVDGEVQRALADAVAGTYCRVRDRLAPAPDAYDVTRHEEIPADLLARLYARNPPEELHALRDEAFYRWRFRNPRWRYTAYTASRGGSTVAAVVVGRRNKYGTDVARLTDVLPLVDGDEEAFAALLGRVTDEYADADVVAATGRAIPDSLLRRFGFVSDHELPLSAVSEQSTLVARPLGDDESASFGRLTAPENWRLTFAERDAS; translated from the coding sequence ATGTCGAAGATGAAACACCGCCAGCGGTACGTCGTCCGACCGTACGAACCAGCCGATCGGGACGGCGTCCGCGCGCTCCACCGGACCGTCTTCGACCAGCAGGCGAGCAGAGAGTGGTTCGACTGGAAGTACGTCGAGAACCCCGCCGCGGACGCCGCGGCGTTCGTCGCCGAGGCCGACGGCGAGATCGTCGGCGCCCGACCGTTCATGCCCTTCCGGATGGCCGGCGCAGGCGCCGAAACCGTGGCGTTCCAACCCGCCGACGCGATGGTCCACCCCGACCACCGCCGGCGGGGGCTGTTCACCCGGATGACCGAGCGGGCACTCGAACGCTACGCCGACGGCGATCCCGCGTTCTGCTTCAACTTTCCGAACGAGCGCGCGCTGGCGGGCAACCTCGAACTGGGCTGGGAGGTCGTCGACACCGTCCCCATCTCCTACCGCATCCAGAGCGCCGAGGGGTTCGTCGACGGGGAGGTCCAGCGCGCGCTCGCCGACGCGGTGGCGGGGACCTACTGTCGCGTCCGCGACCGACTCGCGCCCGCGCCGGACGCCTACGACGTGACGCGCCACGAGGAGATTCCGGCCGACCTGCTCGCGCGACTCTACGCGCGAAACCCGCCCGAGGAACTCCACGCCCTCCGCGACGAGGCGTTCTACCGGTGGCGGTTCCGGAACCCGCGGTGGCGCTACACCGCCTACACCGCGTCGCGCGGGGGTTCGACCGTCGCCGCGGTCGTGGTGGGCCGCCGGAACAAGTACGGCACCGACGTCGCGCGCCTCACCGACGTACTTCCGCTGGTCGACGGCGACGAGGAGGCGTTCGCCGCGCTCCTCGGTCGCGTGACGGACGAGTACGCCGACGCAGACGTGGTGGCCGCGACGGGGCGGGCCATCCCGGATTCGCTACTCCGGCGGTTCGGGTTCGTCTCGGACCACGAACTTCCGCTGTCGGCGGTGTCCGAGCAGTCGACGCTGGTCGCGCGGCCGCTCGGCGACGACGAGAGCGCGTCGTTCGGCCGACTGACGGCGCCGGAGAACTGGCGGCTGACGTTCGCCGAGCGCGACGCGAGTTGA
- a CDS encoding aldo/keto reductase, which translates to MPMLGVGTYHHANYEECLENVRQALRMGYRHVDTAERVEAYYNEEAVGDAVAAASVDREDLFVATKVSSADLNRNGVRLSAEESLDRLDMDYVDLLYVHWPTGEYDPVETLDAFADLREEGLIERIGVSNFTVDLLEEAIEVSEEPIFANQVEMHPMLPQKDLREFCARDDVDVELVAYSPIARGDVEHVTELQEVARKHGATPEQVSLAWLREKGVTAIPRATSEEHLRENWLSLALELDDEDVAKLDTIEERERIVDPDDAPWNR; encoded by the coding sequence ATGCCGATGCTCGGAGTGGGGACGTACCACCACGCGAACTACGAGGAGTGTCTCGAGAACGTCCGGCAGGCCCTCCGGATGGGCTACCGGCACGTCGACACCGCCGAGCGGGTCGAGGCGTACTACAACGAGGAGGCGGTGGGCGATGCCGTCGCAGCGGCGAGCGTCGACCGCGAGGATTTGTTCGTGGCGACCAAGGTCTCGTCGGCCGACCTCAACCGGAACGGCGTCCGACTCAGCGCCGAGGAGAGCCTCGACCGTCTCGACATGGACTACGTCGACCTGCTGTACGTCCACTGGCCGACCGGCGAGTACGACCCGGTCGAGACGCTCGACGCCTTCGCGGACCTGCGCGAGGAGGGCCTCATCGAGCGCATCGGGGTGAGCAACTTCACGGTCGACCTGCTGGAGGAGGCCATCGAGGTTTCCGAAGAGCCCATCTTCGCCAATCAGGTCGAGATGCACCCGATGCTCCCCCAGAAGGACCTCCGGGAGTTCTGTGCGCGGGACGACGTGGACGTGGAGTTGGTGGCCTACTCGCCCATCGCCCGCGGTGACGTCGAACACGTGACCGAGTTGCAGGAGGTCGCCCGGAAGCACGGCGCGACGCCCGAGCAGGTCAGTCTCGCGTGGCTCCGCGAGAAGGGCGTGACCGCCATTCCGCGGGCCACCAGCGAGGAGCACCTCCGGGAGAACTGGCTCAGCCTGGCGCTCGAACTCGACGACGAGGACGTGGCGAAACTCGACACTATCGAGGAGCGCGAGCGCATTGTGGACCCGGACGACGCCCCGTGGAATCGGTGA
- a CDS encoding double zinc ribbon domain-containing protein produces MSKITFRADEDLVERIEALDASKSEVMREALREYLERDSRVASDERGAERDGGRRRTEFDAGERQAVRDEPIRRDRTSRARSDSLDALLTERVDALVAERLAAREARAPRERERQQDVNVNVTLETDSPVGTASADATRTGAANPSDAPSDRQVSDGASDGRRAAAGGAGREEKSCNQCGETLDDDHVYCPNCGEKAANRLFCECGDEIRSDWGFCPGCGRRTPSADVLDSP; encoded by the coding sequence ATGAGCAAGATTACCTTCCGCGCGGACGAGGACCTCGTCGAACGCATCGAGGCGCTCGACGCCTCGAAGAGCGAGGTCATGCGCGAGGCGCTCCGGGAGTATCTGGAGCGCGACTCGCGCGTCGCGTCCGACGAACGCGGGGCCGAACGCGACGGTGGCAGGCGTCGGACGGAGTTCGACGCCGGAGAGCGACAAGCGGTCCGTGACGAACCGATTCGCCGCGACCGCACCTCCCGCGCCCGAAGCGACAGCCTCGACGCCCTCCTCACCGAGCGCGTCGACGCGCTGGTCGCCGAACGACTGGCCGCTCGCGAGGCGCGCGCGCCTCGCGAGCGCGAACGTCAACAGGACGTAAACGTCAACGTCACGCTCGAAACCGACTCGCCGGTCGGGACCGCGAGCGCCGACGCGACCCGAACTGGCGCGGCGAACCCGTCCGACGCACCGTCCGACAGACAAGTGTCCGACGGTGCGTCGGACGGCCGGCGCGCCGCCGCGGGCGGCGCCGGCCGCGAGGAGAAGTCCTGCAACCAGTGCGGCGAGACGCTGGACGACGACCACGTTTACTGCCCGAACTGCGGAGAGAAGGCCGCGAACCGCCTGTTCTGCGAATGCGGCGACGAGATACGCTCCGACTGGGGATTCTGCCCGGGCTGCGGCCGGAGGACCCCGTCTGCCGACGTTCTCGACTCGCCGTAA
- a CDS encoding VOC family protein gives MTVRVRSIDHVVLTVADVDATVAFYSDLGLTVERGRGRLALRAGDQRIVLQELGRNNQPTAARPTAGASSFCFVVNGPIERVERRLATRGISTVAGPVERPGAQGWLRSVYVRDPDGNLVELGSYAPAEERPRAPAEHRPVEAVPERRPADAAAEPIPEGPPVDAGPERRPADPVPECRPADAPPERGRPETPRLNRPPG, from the coding sequence GTGACCGTGCGGGTACGCAGCATCGACCACGTCGTGCTGACGGTCGCCGACGTGGACGCGACGGTCGCGTTCTACTCCGACCTCGGCCTCACCGTCGAACGGGGTAGGGGTCGCCTCGCACTGCGGGCGGGCGACCAGCGCATCGTGCTCCAGGAACTGGGCCGGAACAACCAGCCGACGGCCGCGCGACCCACGGCCGGGGCGTCCAGTTTCTGCTTCGTGGTGAACGGTCCCATCGAGCGGGTCGAGCGCCGACTCGCCACACGGGGCATCTCGACGGTCGCCGGACCGGTCGAGCGTCCGGGGGCACAGGGCTGGCTCCGCTCGGTGTACGTCCGTGACCCCGACGGGAACCTCGTGGAACTCGGGTCGTACGCGCCGGCCGAAGAGCGCCCGCGGGCGCCCGCGGAACACCGCCCCGTCGAGGCGGTGCCGGAGCGCCGGCCGGCAGACGCGGCGGCCGAGCCGATTCCGGAAGGTCCTCCGGTGGACGCTGGTCCCGAACGTCGGCCGGCCGACCCCGTTCCCGAGTGCCGTCCCGCCGACGCTCCGCCCGAAAGAGGCCGGCCCGAAACACCGAGGTTAAATCGCCCGCCCGGGTAA
- the ftsZ gene encoding cell division protein FtsZ, whose product MQDIVQDALENAEEENREMEEAATNGDEFGDPRIVIVGCGGAGNNTVNRLYNIGVDGADTVAINTDKQHLKMIEADTKILVGKSLTNGLGAGGDPSMGERATEMAQGTIKEVLGDADLVFVTAGMGGGTGTGSAPVVSKIAKEQGAIVVGMVSTPFNVERARTVKAEEGLEKLRGEADSIIVLDNNRLLDYVPNLPIGKAFSVMDQIIAETVKGISETITQPSLINLDYADMTSIMNQGGVAVMLVGETQDKNKTEEVVRDAMNHPLLDVDYRGASGGLVHITGGPDLTLKEAESIASNITERLEASANVIWGARIQDNYKGKVRVMAIMTGVQSAQVLGPSTQKQADKSRQQMGDVDTKSFDASHNVQNDGGVSQSPSTSEAAGRGGSSWGAQSDGGQDELEKNNGLDVIR is encoded by the coding sequence ATGCAGGATATCGTCCAGGACGCGCTGGAGAACGCCGAGGAAGAGAACCGCGAGATGGAGGAGGCCGCGACCAACGGTGACGAGTTCGGCGACCCCCGAATCGTCATCGTCGGCTGTGGCGGCGCGGGTAACAACACCGTCAACCGGCTGTACAACATCGGCGTCGACGGCGCGGACACCGTCGCCATCAACACCGACAAGCAGCACCTCAAGATGATCGAAGCCGACACGAAGATCCTGGTCGGCAAGTCCCTGACCAACGGACTCGGCGCGGGCGGCGACCCCTCGATGGGTGAACGCGCGACCGAGATGGCCCAGGGAACCATCAAAGAGGTACTGGGAGACGCAGACCTCGTGTTCGTTACCGCAGGCATGGGCGGCGGCACGGGGACCGGCAGCGCGCCGGTCGTCTCTAAAATCGCCAAAGAGCAGGGTGCCATCGTGGTGGGCATGGTCTCGACGCCGTTCAACGTCGAGCGCGCCCGCACGGTGAAGGCCGAGGAAGGACTGGAGAAGCTTCGCGGCGAGGCCGACTCCATCATCGTCCTCGACAACAACCGACTGCTGGACTACGTCCCGAACCTACCCATCGGCAAGGCGTTCTCGGTGATGGACCAGATCATCGCCGAAACCGTCAAGGGCATCTCGGAGACCATCACCCAGCCGTCGCTCATCAACCTCGACTACGCCGACATGACTTCCATCATGAACCAGGGCGGCGTCGCGGTGATGCTGGTCGGCGAGACCCAGGACAAGAACAAGACCGAGGAGGTCGTCCGGGACGCGATGAACCACCCGCTTCTGGACGTGGACTACCGCGGGGCGTCCGGCGGCCTCGTCCACATCACGGGTGGCCCGGACCTCACGCTCAAGGAGGCCGAGTCCATCGCGAGCAACATCACCGAACGCCTCGAAGCGAGCGCCAACGTCATCTGGGGCGCGCGCATCCAGGACAACTACAAGGGGAAGGTTCGCGTGATGGCCATCATGACCGGCGTCCAGAGCGCCCAGGTCCTCGGCCCGAGCACGCAGAAGCAGGCCGACAAGTCCCGTCAACAGATGGGCGACGTCGACACCAAGTCGTTCGACGCCAGCCACAACGTCCAGAACGACGGCGGCGTCTCCCAGTCCCCCTCCACCAGCGAGGCCGCCGGTCGCGGCGGCAGTTCGTGGGGCGCCCAGTCCGACGGCGGACAGGACGAACTCGAGAAGAACAACGGACTCGACGTCATCCGGTAG